A region of Bombyx mori chromosome 13, ASM3026992v2 DNA encodes the following proteins:
- the LOC134200041 gene encoding uncharacterized protein LOC134200041 translates to MYRMVKVVPEHTDFQRVLWRENPSEEVKDCRVLRVTFGVSSAPYLAVKSLQERNTGLSWDQEVTSNLLDEWISFRDNLPALNQVTVPRWVNKIKYEHLNTSRKQWEQKLSEQADRLPTLSEFQSFLESRYRALDYLEPNQRRESRGKDAVDKPKVFSVTTSVSYPFCSGDHLLYQCKKFVLEAIENRREFIQKRKLCFNCFGANHSVTQCKRRTACRCCGRRHHSLLHQEGGTHNPALAGPSQPTNQQREPAQEPQAADHVERVVSHFSNSEMRSSSQVMLTTALVNVSNKGLAGIVAIADG, encoded by the exons ATGTATCGAATGGTCAAGGTCGTACCAGAGCATACTGACTTCCAGCGAGTACTGTGGAGAGAGAATCCTAGTGAAGAAGTCAAGGACTGCAGGGTGTTAAGAGTTACCTTTGGTGTTTCGTCGGCCCCATATCTAGCAGTTAAGAGTTTGCAAGAACGCAACACCGGTCTTTCTTGGGATCAGGAAGTTACGTCGAACCTGCTGGATGAGTGGATTTCGTTTCGCGACAACTTACCTGCTCTCAACCAAGTCACGGTGCCCCGGTGGGTCAATAAGA TTAAATACGAACACCTCAATACATCCCGGAAACAATGGGAACAAAAACTAAGCGAACAGGCTGATCGATTGCCTACACTAAGCGAGTTCCAATCATTCCTGGAATCAAGATATCGAGCACTCGATTATTTAGAACCAAACCAAAGAAGAGAGTCTAGAGGCAAAGATGCAGTGGATAAACCGAAGGTGTTCAGCGTGACGACGTCTGTATCCTACCCATTCTGTTCGGGAGATCACTTGCTTTATCAATGCAAGAAATTTGTATTAGAAGCCATCGAGAATCGCCGGGAGTTCATCCAGAAGAGAAAACTGTGTTTCAATTGCTTCGGAGCTAACCATTCGGTAACTCAGTGCAAACGACGCACGGCTTGTCGGTGCTGTGGCCGACGTCATCACTCGCTGCTGCACCAGGAAGGCGGCACTCACAATCCGGCCCTGGCGGGCCCTAGTCAGCCCACTAATCAACAGCGGGAGCCAGCACAAGAACCGCAGGCGGCGGATCACGTGGAGCGTGTTGTCAGCCATTTTTCTAACAGTGAAATGAGATCAAGTAGTCAAGTAATGTTAACTACCGCATTAGTTAATGTATCCAACAAGG GATTGGCCGGTATTGTTGCAATTGCAGATGGCTGA